GCAACCAGACCTGTTTCGAAGACCAGCCCCGCCATCAGCGAAGCCGCGATCATCAGACAGGTCCACCGGAGTGGGCGAACGTCATTCAATAGCAGAGCGACTCTTCCAAACATGGGACCTCCGAGTGAAACAGGCGGTTCGGCGAGGGATATCCTCTCGACTCACTGGACAGATGCGATCCGTCGATTGTCCACGGACGGGAAGCCGGGGTCAATTCTGCGGCGAAGGCAACTTGAACGCGACGCGGAGTTCTTCAATCACCGCATCGTTCATCGAAGAGACTTCACCAATGCAGCGGGCGTTGATCACCGCCTCCGCAGTGGACTCCAGCACTTCGAGCCGGTCGAACGCATCGAGCACACTGGAACCGGTCACGAGCACGCCGTCGTTCTCCAGAAGAGCCGCCGGGCAGGCCTCGCTGATGTAACCTGCGATTTCCCCCTCGCGATACTGCACGCCGTACGGCACCCGATCGACGTCCCGCAGAAAGACGTAGCTCTCCGGAATCGTCCGCACGTCGAGCGGGGTTTCAGTCACGCTGAACGCGGTCGCATTCACCGGATGAGCAAAGACAATCGCCTGCACATGCGGATGTTTGCGGTAGATCTCCCGGTGCGCGAACACCGCCCTGCTCGCCTTCTTCCCGGCTTCGCGATACTCCCCCTCAACCCGCACGAAGTCGTCGATCTCCAGCGTTTCGCGATCCTGCTGCGTTGGCGTGATCAGAAACGAGTCTTCTCCGAGTCGAGCCGAGAAACTTCCTTCCGTGCTGATGAACAGTCGCTGCCGGCAGCCACGTCGCAGGAACAGCGAAAGCTGCCGCCGCAGTTCGATCTCTTCCACAGAAACCGGCCAGTCAGTTGTTGATTCGAGGGAGACGGAGCGCTGCAGCGCCTGATCGAGTTCGGCATCGGTCAGATAGCGGATCTCACCGAGTTGCCTCCCTTTGATGATCGTCTTCGCGGCAAACTCGAACGCTTCAAACCGCTGAAACGCCTGAGCCAGCGATTCCCCGCCGACCGCCACGCCGTGATTTTCGAGAATGACACTCTCGCAGCCCTCGGCAAACTTCGCCGCGATGCTGTCCCCGAGTTTCTGACTGCCCGGCAGCGCATACGGAGCGAAGCCGATCTTTCCGCAGACGGAATGAGCCTGATGAAACAGCCGCGTATCGGGCGTTTGCCGGCAGATGCTGAAGGCGACCAGGGCGACCGGATGCGCATGCACAATCGCCCGCAGATCGGGCCGGGCCTGATAGATCGCCT
This region of Rubinisphaera margarita genomic DNA includes:
- a CDS encoding class II aldolase/adducin family protein; translation: MGRQQGLVHPRDEIMRAMERIYRSRMTTTSGGNLSIRDDAGNIWITPARIDKGDLSRKDIVCVKPDGSVDGPHPPSSEFPFHQAIYQARPDLRAIVHAHPVALVAFSICRQTPDTRLFHQAHSVCGKIGFAPYALPGSQKLGDSIAAKFAEGCESVILENHGVAVGGESLAQAFQRFEAFEFAAKTIIKGRQLGEIRYLTDAELDQALQRSVSLESTTDWPVSVEEIELRRQLSLFLRRGCRQRLFISTEGSFSARLGEDSFLITPTQQDRETLEIDDFVRVEGEYREAGKKASRAVFAHREIYRKHPHVQAIVFAHPVNATAFSVTETPLDVRTIPESYVFLRDVDRVPYGVQYREGEIAGYISEACPAALLENDGVLVTGSSVLDAFDRLEVLESTAEAVINARCIGEVSSMNDAVIEELRVAFKLPSPQN